From the genome of Fulvia fulva chromosome 12, complete sequence:
TGAATGGATATGTCTCCGCATTGGCGTACAGTGCGTTGAGAGCGTACATAATTGGTGGAAAGCGCCCTGGTCTTGGCCTGGTGGTGCGTGGGTCCAGAAGTATGTGTAGAAGGGAGACTTGGCGGATTCGTACTATTTTGTGGCGTAGAGCCAGGAGCCGACGACGGAGGTGTCGGTGGCTGCTTGGTTCCATTGTGCTGTGGCTGTGTTGGTACTGTTGCCGGCCGGTTAGAGTCGGGTGAAGCTCTCGTAGAGGCTGCCGTACTTCAGTCCGTTATAGTAGTTGAACTCGCCAAGGGTGTAGGTGGTGATGGAGGAGGCACCAGACTCGTCAAGAGTATTGCCAGTGATGACTGGGATGTCGTTCGCTGGGCCGTCGGCGAGTGTCTCGGTGTACTTCTTTGGTAAGACGTAGCCATCAAGCACTGGCTTGAAGACGAGAGGATAACCTGCCGACACAGCTGTAACCCACCAGATGGTATCGTTGCTGACGCGGTCATCGGAGCCGTCAAGCAGACTGCTGAGAGGAAGCTTGCGGAGCTCGTCGATGGATGTAACATTGTGGTTGTATGTGTAGTTCTGTCCGAACAGAAGGGCTTCTTCCATTGTGACATACGAAGTGGCAAGACCAGCCAGGAGTGTGTCCTTTGGGTAGCGGATTCCAGACTCTGAGATACCTCCATGAAAGTACCTGGAGAACAGCTCGCTGTTGACGGCATGGTAGACCTGCGAAGAGCCAAAGGACTGCCCAGCAATAGTGACGCGACCAGGGTCGCCGCCAAAGTTGGCAATGTTGTCTTGAATCCACTGCAACACAGAAAGTTGATGCAGAACACCATAGTTACCACTTGTATAGTGACCCGTTTGCTGAAAGCCTTCTTCGTTGAGATCAGGGTGCGCAAGATATCCGAGAGCACTATCACGACGGTTGAAAGACACCAGGATCACATCTTTCAATGCCATACCTCCGCCATACCACCACGTGTTGTTGCTCGTTTCACCAGAGCCCTGGTTCCAGAGCATGACCGGGAGTTTCGCGTCAGCAGAAGCG
Proteins encoded in this window:
- a CDS encoding Fumonisin B1 esterase; this translates as MPSTLSLAALLSSLAISTSHAQLWNKTIQTTNGPVRGFQYFSKNTLQTYCGRSSPNVTAFLGIPYGADTGYDDRWKPAQPPTKWDTTFVATEFGSACPTGPSDDDSVSEDCLSLNIWTNAASADAKLPVMLWNQGSGETSNNTWWYGGGMALKDVILVSFNRRDSALGYLAHPDLNEEGFQQTGHYTSGNYGVLHQLSVLQWIQDNIANFGGDPGRVTIAGQSFGSSQVYHAVNSELFSRYFHGGISESGIRYPKDTLLAGLATSYVTMEEALLFGQNYTYNHNVTSIDELRKLPLSSLLDGSDDRVSNDTIWWVTAVSAGYPLVFKPVLDGYVLPKKYTETLADGPANDIPVITGNTLDESGASSITTYTLGEFNYYNGLKYGSLYESFTRL